From the Anabas testudineus chromosome 23, fAnaTes1.2, whole genome shotgun sequence genome, one window contains:
- the cdkn1d gene encoding cyclin-dependent kinase inhibitor 1D: MAMATPSTSTAGSAMESNSELSCLGGIKALNLKVGPARRNLFGPVDHQQLQQDFERLFCMSVEVANKRWNFDFQTDKPGGESNIEWEELRCQDVPAFYRSCTMRPAVRPGATKGKRRTSSTSSEDSPASSSSSGSGDEYLEVTTRGYYRLQRPEKRRQSSITDFFKVKKRKLLHYKPSSRQ, from the exons ATGGCAATGGCCACTCcatcaacatcaacagcagGATCAGCTATGGAATCAAACTCTGAGCTCTCATGCCTGGGGGGGATTAAGGCGTTGAATTTAAAGGTGGGGCCGGCGCGGAGGAATCTCTTCGGGCCTGTGGaccatcagcagctgcagcaggactTTGAACGGTTGTTCTGCATGAGCGTGGAGGTGGCCAACAAACGCTGGAACTTTGATTTCCAGACTGACAAGCCAGGAGGGGAGTCCAACATCGAGTGGGAGGAGCTCAGGTGCCAGGATGTGCCGGCATTTTACCGCAGCTGCACGATGAGGCCAGCGGTGCGACCTGGAGCGACGAAGGGCAAGAGGCGGACTTCGTCTACATCGAGCGAGGACTCCCCTGCGTCCAGCAGCTCGTCTGGATCTGGAGATGAATACCTGGAGGTGACCACCAGGGGGTATTACAGGCTGCAACGGCCAGAAAAACGTAGACAGTCCTCCATCACAG ATTTCTTCaaggtgaagaagaggaagcttCTGCATTACAAACCATCCTCCCGACAGTAG